The segment TGCCCAAGGAGCCGAAATCATCATTGCCCTGAGCCACAACGGTTACGCCGCAGACCTTGAACTGGCGCGCACGACCCCAGGGCTGGATATCGTGGTCGGCGGGCATTCCCACACCCGGCTGGGTTCGGAGCCAAACTCCGCTGGTCCCTATCCCACTGTAGTCAACGGTCCCTCCGAGCAACCGGTACTGGTGGTTCAGGACGGGCAATGGGGTCGGAATCTCGGGCGTCTCACCGTGGATTTTGATGATTCCGGCGTCCCCGTATCCTGGTCCGGGCAACCTTTGAACCTCGACAATTCCCAGCCCCGCGCTGAAGACATCGTCGCACTGGTCCGGGGCTATCAAACCGAATTGGCTTCTTTCCGTTCCTCCACGGTGGGCAGGCTACAGAGCCGCATCGATACCCCCAAAAAGCAATGCCGATTTGGCGAATGCATCCTGGGCAACCTCGTGGCTGACGCAACCCTGGATGTATCCCTCCAAGCCGGAGCACGAGCCGCTCTCATCAATAGCGGAGGCCTCCGGGCCGGACTTCCCGCTGGCGAAGTGACATTGGGCAACGTGCTCACGGCTCTGCCTTTCGCCAATGAGATTCTGGTCGCCGAACTCCCCGGACAGATTCTACTCGAAGTTCTTGAGCACGGCGTCAGCCGTGCCGACGGGACCCACGATTCAGGCACGGGGCGTTTTCTGCAAACCGCCGGGTTACGCTATTCCTGGTCGCCCTCACGCCCGGAAGGACAGCGCATCCTTGAGGCGGAAATCTTTGACGGGCATTTCTGGCTGCCCCTCAACCCCAACGACAGCTATCGCATCGCTCTACCCGACTACCTGCTTGGCGGGGGAGACGGCTACACCATGCTCAAGCCCTTCGGGCCGTCGGCCTATACCACCTCCCTCTCCACGGCAGACGCCCTGAGGGAGTATTTTGAATTGCACAGCCCCCTGACCACTCCGGGAACAGGCAACCGCATCAGGCAAATGCCCTGAGGACTTCCCATAGGCAGCAGTGAATGCTAACACAAGTTAGCACCTGTGTATCCAAGGTGGCGGATTCCTTTGCCCTGCTTGCCTTGCTTCCATTCCGGACATAGGGTTGGCAGTCTTGAAAACCTATTCTGACCGGAAGTCGGCCCATGAAAGTAGCAAAACCCAAAACCATCCAGACCAAATTCCTGCTGGGGCTGGCAGCCATCGCCCTCGGAGGCGGGCTGATCTTTTCCTTTGGGTTGTATTTTCATTTGCGCGGCCTGCTGGAGTCAGAGGTGGCGCACAAGGCAGAGTTGATCCTCTCTCAGGTGGAAGCCGTTCGCCGCTATGTGCGCGAGACGCTCCGCCCCGTCATGTACGGACTGCTACCCGAAGATGAATTCATCATCGAGGCCATGAGCACCTCATACATCTCGCGCAAGGTCATGGAAAACGTGGACAGCGGCGAAGACCCATTCACCTATCGTCGGGTGTCCATTGATGCGCGCAACCCCCAATTCGAAGCCACCGAGCGCGAAGCCACACTGGTCCGCTACTTCCAGGACCATCCCAAGGCCCTTGAAATCTCCCGCTTTGAGACCATCGAGGGACTGCAATATTACCTCATTGCCCGCCCCGTGCGCTTCGGCAAGTCGTGCATGAACTGCCACGGCGAACCCGCCGACGCACCTGCCGTGCTCATCGAGCGCTATGGGGACAGAAACGGCTTCGGGCGCATCGAAGGTTCGGTGGGCGGCGTCACCTCCGTGATCATGCCCGTGGGCAGCGCCCTATCGCGCATCCGAGGGGCCACTCTGGGTTATGTGCTGATGGCCATCTTCGGCACGTTTATCTGCTTTGCCGTGGTCAACAT is part of the Desulfovibrio ferrophilus genome and harbors:
- a CDS encoding bifunctional metallophosphatase/5'-nucleotidase, whose product is MPTLRRNTPSPGRKFPPIMVLLLVTVLTLGGCARTYSLTILHTNDIHAHLSQFDKYGQLCPETTDKPCSGGMARIADAARAERAQEQNVLLLDAGDQFQGTLYFTRFKGQAAATLMNAVGYDAMALGNHEFDAGPQVLADFSTSLNFPLLACNVDASTDTPLSDRIKPHLLLERGGRRIGIIGVITPETAFLSSPGATLQFNDPAPCLRQSIHDLSAQGAEIIIALSHNGYAADLELARTTPGLDIVVGGHSHTRLGSEPNSAGPYPTVVNGPSEQPVLVVQDGQWGRNLGRLTVDFDDSGVPVSWSGQPLNLDNSQPRAEDIVALVRGYQTELASFRSSTVGRLQSRIDTPKKQCRFGECILGNLVADATLDVSLQAGARAALINSGGLRAGLPAGEVTLGNVLTALPFANEILVAELPGQILLEVLEHGVSRADGTHDSGTGRFLQTAGLRYSWSPSRPEGQRILEAEIFDGHFWLPLNPNDSYRIALPDYLLGGGDGYTMLKPFGPSAYTTSLSTADALREYFELHSPLTTPGTGNRIRQMP